TCCTCCGGCAATTGTTGATCAGGATGGAAATTTCTTTGGGTTTCTCACTGTGAATCCTTATAAATCTGAAAGATCAGAACTGGAACTGGCTGTGATCTTATACAAGCATCATGAGGAGATGAGAGGTGATGTTGGCGGATGGTATGAGAAATTGTTCAGGTAAACCACCACATCATTTTTTTTTCTGACTTTTCGCCACCCCTCTGGAGAATAGGAATTTTCACGTCTTCGGTTGAGATATTTTATTGGAATAAAAGGTATGAAAAGTATAAGGCTGGATTCCTGCGGAATGACAAGCTGTGTGGATATTCGGAGCGGTATACTTTTATTCATTAAAATAGAATACAGTTTACTATTTTAATGAATAAATTATTTAACTTTCCTGTGGTTCTTTTTCAAAACGAAACCCTTTTATTATGCTGAATGATTATAAAAAATACGAATTGTTTGGAAAGACTCTGATACAGAAAATTGATATAACGGGCCCATTCAGATATGATTTTCCGGTTTCGGAGCAAGCCTGTTTTCTGTATGTGATTAAAGGAGAATTTCAATATAAAACAGATGAGCAGGAATTTGATATTCCTACCCATTACTCCCTGTTTCTGAACTGTATCAGCTCAGGAAAGCATATTCAAAATTCAAATTTAGAAAGTAACTGCCAGGTCGTCATTGTAACCTTCTACCCTGATATCCTGAAAAGAATTTACGACAGAGAGTTGCCTTCTTTACTGCAGAAACCTGCAAACATGGTTTCAAATCAATCCAGTGAGAAAATAAATAACGATTTTCTGATTCAAAAATATGTAGAAGGATTGCTTTTTTACTTTGAAAATCCTTCGCTCATTAATGAAGATATATTAATTCTTAAGCTAAAAGAGATTATGTTATTGCTGGCTCAGTCACAGAATGCCAATGCAGTTCAATTGATTTTGTCTCAACTTTTCTCTCCAACCACTTATTCTTTTAAGCAAATCATTGAAGCCAACTTGTTTTCGCAACTCACCATTGAACAGCTTGCAGAAAAAAGTAACCTGAGTATATCATCCTTCAAAAGAGAATTCGCAAAACTTTATGAGGATACTCCAGCCAATTATATAAGAAACAAAAAGCTGGAAAAGGCTGCCGAACTGCTTTTAATATCCGATGAACGGATTACTGATATCGCTTTTGACTGTGGGTTTAATGATCTGGCAACTTTTACAAAAAATTTCAGCGACAAATATCATATTTCCCCGTCAGCTTATCGTCAGGAACGGAAAGAAAAATAATTGGAACACTATTTTTACAAATTATACACGCATTTCTTATCAATAGGAAATGCATTTTTTTGAACTAAAATCTCAAATTCTTGAACGAAATCACAAAATCATTTCTGTATATCCATCGCAAATTTGTACCATCAGTTTCAGGGAATAAATTTTCTCTTCAGATGCCATAAAAAGCAAAAAAAGAATAAGAAACTGAATGAGTATACATTTAAAATAATATCAATATGCATCTATCGATTTTAGGAATTTTTCATACCATCATTGGTATAAGTGCTCTTGCCGGAGCAATGATCGGATTTATCAAATACGGTAAGATTAGCCTCGCTCATCTATCCGGAAAGGTATACTTTTACACTACACTCATCACATCACTTTCAGCATTGGGCATCTCCAAAGCCGGAGGTTTTAATGCGGGGCATGTGTTCTCATTATTTATCATTGCTTTGATCTCTGTTGCCTATTTCCTGTTCTCAAGTAAAAAGGAAAGCAGGAGAGCCAGATATTTTGAGAATTTTTTGCTGTCATTCAGCTTTTTCCTGTCCCTTGTTCCGACGATTAATGAGACTTTTACAAGGGTTCCCATTGGACATCCTTTAGCTAAGGATATCAAAGATCCGATTATTGGTCAGACTCTTCTTGTTATCTTCCTGCTTTTTGTGATTGGCTCAATTTTTCAGTTTATGAAGCAGAGGAAAGAGAATGTGAAAATTTCAGGATGATAGTGTGTTCAGAAAAGCGGTAAACCACCCCGTCAAAAATTCTTTGAATTTCCGCCACCCCTCCAGTGGAGGGGAATTTTTACGTCTTCATTAGAGATATTTGTATTATGATAAAGACTGTGAAAGTATAGAAAAATAGGAATGGATTCCTACGGAATGACAAATACAATGCTTGGTTTATCCATACAGTTTGTCATTCCGTAGAAATCTCTGTATAAATAAAAAACCGGAGATTGTTGGAAAACGCAAAGGCGCAAGTCATTACCAAGTTGTCTATTTTTAAGGCGCAAAGATTTTATCTTCGATAAAATATAATACTGTCTAAAATTGTATCGTCTGTATCTATGAAGTTCCAGCCGTTATTTTATTATCTTTGAAGAACAATGCTCATTTATCGTACATTAAATGCTGCCGCGTTTGACTGGCAGTCAAAAGGTCACGGGTTCGAATCCCGTATTCTCCACTTAATAATGATATTTGATTAGCTAAGGTGTGTCTGAAAATCGTCAGTCAACGTCAAAATACCCTCTGCAATAGTTTCCGGATGTGTGGTAAAACCTTTTAATTTTGAAGTTTTCCCTTTTAAAACGAGGTCTAAAAGCTGTTTATCTGATAATTTTTTACCAAAAATTTCAAAAGTTATTTTAAAGCCGCAGTTTTTGAAATCGGAACATCCTACTGCTGTTTTTCCTTTGATCAGGTTGTGTTCTTTACATTTTGGGCATTTTGTTTCTTCCCAGGACTGAAGTTCTTTTTTCTGTGCAGGTTCTCTTTTTTTCTTCTCTTTTACTTCCTCTTTTTCTTCTTCCTGAAGAGTAATGACCTTTCCCTTTCCATACACCACTTTTTCCGTAAGTTCTGTAACCATCTGAATCAGCTCTTCTTTGAAAAGATTGGCTTCATACTCACCTTTTTCAATTTTACGAAGTTTGGATTCCCATTCTCCGGTAAGTTCCGGGCTTTTTAAGAGCTCGTCCTCGATGGTATCTATCAACTGAATTCCGGTTTGGGTTGCGATGAGGTTTTTCCTTTTTTTCTCGATGTATTTTCTTTTGAAAAGTGTTTCGATGATGTTCGCACGGGTGGATGGTCTTCCGATACCGTTATTTTTCAACATTTCGCGCAGTTCCTCATCTTCTACCTGCTTTCCGGCTGTTTCCATGGCTCTCAGCAACGTTGCTTCTGTATAGGGTTTTGGAGGTGTTGTTTTTCCTTGATGGATCATTGGATCGTGTGGCCCGGTTTCTCCTACAATAAACTCAGGGATGGTTTGTTCTTCTTCTTTTTCTTTTTCCTTATCGGTGGTTTCTTCTTTTGGTTCTTTGGCATAGACAGCTCTCCATCCTGCTTCAAGAACCTGTCTTCCACTGGTTTTGAAAGGAATAGTTCCTACTTTTCCTTCCACTAAAGTATTGGAAATTTTACATTCCGGATAGAATACGGCGATAAAACGTTTTGCAATCAGATCATAAATCAGTTTTTCTTCCCTGCTCAGGTTTTGAGAAGGCGGAATTTCCGTAGGAATGATCGCATGGTGGTCGGTTACTTTTGTATCGTCGAAAACAGCCTTTGATTTTGGAATCGGAGCCTCCAATAATGGGGCAATTAATTCCTGATAAGGATACATCTTTTGAAGAATACCAGCTATTTTCGGATATAAACTCTCGGATAGATAAGTAGTATCAACACGAGGGTAAGTCACGTGTTTCTTTTCGTAAAGACTTTGAATATAATTCAGTGTATTTTCTGCTGAGTATCCGTATTTTTTATTGGCTTCTACCTGAAGTCCGGTCAAATCGAAAAGTCGTGGATTTTTTTCTTTTCCTTCTTTAATTTCGAAAGAAACAATTTCAAATGGATTTACTTTAAGATATTCCAATCCTTTTTCAGCACGCTCCAGTGTTTTTAAACGATCAATCGCTGCATTGAAAATAACGTCACGGTATTTAGTCTTCAGTTCCCAATATTCTTCTGTGGTAAAGGCATCAATTTCTTTCTGACGCTGAACCAGCATCGCCAATGTCGGAGTTTGCACTCTTCCAATGGAAAGAACTGCTTTATTTCCACCAAATTTCTTTGTGAAAAGTCTGGTAGCATTGATTCCCAATAACCAATCTCCTATGGCTCTGGCATTTCCAGCCAGATACAGGTTTTTATAATCTTCTGCAGGTTTTAAACTGGCAAAACCTTCTTTAATGGCATCCTCCGTCAATGAAGAAATCCATAAACGCTGGATGGGTTTGTTACATTTTGCTTTCTGTAATACCCAACGCTGAATGAGTTCTCCCTCCTGCCCGGCATCCCCGCAGTTAATGACCTCATCACATTCTTCGACCAATCTTTCAATCACTTTAAACTGGTTTTCAACACCTTTATTCGGGATCAGCTTGATACCAAAACTGCTGGGAATAATTGGTAATGAAAAAAGATTCCAGGATTTGAACTGAGGACCGTAGTCGTGAGGTTCTTTCAGGGTACAAAGGTGTCCGAACGTCCATGTTACGCAATAGCCGTTCCCTTCCATATAGCCTTGTTTAGGCGTGGTAGCGCCCAATACTTTGGCGATATCTCTGGCAACACTGGGTTTCTCGGCAATACATAATTTCATGAACTCGGGTTTATTGAAGGAGTGCAAAAATCGGGATTTTTTTTGACATTGCAAATTCAGGTGAAGGTTAAGGACTTAGAGAGGAAATTATGTGGATTCTAAATATGTAAAATATTAGACAATTTATTTAAACGCAAAGGTTATTGGATTCTATTATTTATTTGAGGAAGCAAAGAAATGCGACTAAGTCGCTGAAGAAGCGAAAGGATAACCTATTTAGGCCAAAAGTACATTAATTGTCTTCTGTCATTCTGACGAAGGAAGAGTCTTATTGATAATTAAATGAGATTCTTCACTACATTTCTGAACTGCATTGGCAGACTTCAGTCTGTGTTCAGAATGATATTTTGAGGCACCTACATTCATGCTGTCTATTATTTGATCACATATTTATACAAAAAGCCCCCTTAAAAAAGGAGGCCGAATCAACAATGTAATGAAACTAGGTTCATTATTTTTTTTGAGCTTCTGAAATGGCATCGGCAATTCCACCGCCTGCGGTTTCAAAGAAGGCAGGGCCAGCCAGAAGGTATACTTTTCCTATTTTTTTGGTGGTGGATAGTTTGTGTTCTTTCAGGTAATTTTCAGAACGGTTGGCATGTACAATTCCTCTTACGATATTTCCTGCTATCAAAGCGGTTGGAGAATCTATTCCTGCATCTTTCAGGTCGCTGGCAAAGGCAAAATTGATAACGCCTAATCTCATCGCTTCGCGGGCCGCTACTTCTCCCACGGAAGTCATTAAATCTGGAGTGAATTTGTTACGGTCACCTAAACCAATCAATAATAATTTCTTTGCAGACATAGATCCTGCAGGCGGTGTAATTAAAATGGTTTCCAAAGAATGTCCCTGAAACTGTCCTGTTTTTCTAAGGTTGGTCAGTTCTCCTTTTAAAGCCTCATCAAGGTGAACCAATCCGTTCAATTTGGCCGGTAATGCCTGAGCATTGAAGATGTCTCCTTCTGTATATTCGAAAACACAGGATACCTGAAGTTGGGCATCTGCTGAGGAAGGTCCCTGTACCAATCCAACCATGGAAATTCCGTCTACGGTTCCCCAGGTTTTAGAGGTTCCAATGGCTGTTGTATTTTGTGAGAAAATCAATGTTGTAAACAGCAACCCTGCAATGATGTATAATTTGCTTATTTTTTTCATGACTTTTTATCGTATTAGTTGTTACTATATTTTTTGGAATGATTCTTATAGGGTCATCGGAACTTCCATCAAAAGAACTTCTGTACCTTCTTTAAGTGCTTTGATGTTAATTTCCTGAATATCCCAAACTCCGAATCCATCACGTTCTTCAATGATCTCTCCGCCTATTTCTGCACTTCCTTTAAGGATAAAAACATACACTCCGTTTCCTTTTTTTCTGACCTGATAATGAGTTTCTGTATTCTGATCAAAAGTTCCAAGGTGAAACCATGCGTCCTGATGGATCCATACACCTTCATCATCTGCATTGGGAGAAAGAATCTGTTGAAATTGATTATGCCCTTTTGTTTTATCTAAAGTAATCTGATCATATCTTGGGGTAACATTTCTTTTTTTCGGGTAAATCCAGATTTGAAGGAATTTT
The window above is part of the Chryseobacterium sp. MA9 genome. Proteins encoded here:
- a CDS encoding AraC family transcriptional regulator, with product MLNDYKKYELFGKTLIQKIDITGPFRYDFPVSEQACFLYVIKGEFQYKTDEQEFDIPTHYSLFLNCISSGKHIQNSNLESNCQVVIVTFYPDILKRIYDRELPSLLQKPANMVSNQSSEKINNDFLIQKYVEGLLFYFENPSLINEDILILKLKEIMLLLAQSQNANAVQLILSQLFSPTTYSFKQIIEANLFSQLTIEQLAEKSNLSISSFKREFAKLYEDTPANYIRNKKLEKAAELLLISDERITDIAFDCGFNDLATFTKNFSDKYHISPSAYRQERKEK
- a CDS encoding type IA DNA topoisomerase, giving the protein MKLCIAEKPSVARDIAKVLGATTPKQGYMEGNGYCVTWTFGHLCTLKEPHDYGPQFKSWNLFSLPIIPSSFGIKLIPNKGVENQFKVIERLVEECDEVINCGDAGQEGELIQRWVLQKAKCNKPIQRLWISSLTEDAIKEGFASLKPAEDYKNLYLAGNARAIGDWLLGINATRLFTKKFGGNKAVLSIGRVQTPTLAMLVQRQKEIDAFTTEEYWELKTKYRDVIFNAAIDRLKTLERAEKGLEYLKVNPFEIVSFEIKEGKEKNPRLFDLTGLQVEANKKYGYSAENTLNYIQSLYEKKHVTYPRVDTTYLSESLYPKIAGILQKMYPYQELIAPLLEAPIPKSKAVFDDTKVTDHHAIIPTEIPPSQNLSREEKLIYDLIAKRFIAVFYPECKISNTLVEGKVGTIPFKTSGRQVLEAGWRAVYAKEPKEETTDKEKEKEEEQTIPEFIVGETGPHDPMIHQGKTTPPKPYTEATLLRAMETAGKQVEDEELREMLKNNGIGRPSTRANIIETLFKRKYIEKKRKNLIATQTGIQLIDTIEDELLKSPELTGEWESKLRKIEKGEYEANLFKEELIQMVTELTEKVVYGKGKVITLQEEEKEEVKEKKKREPAQKKELQSWEETKCPKCKEHNLIKGKTAVGCSDFKNCGFKITFEIFGKKLSDKQLLDLVLKGKTSKLKGFTTHPETIAEGILTLTDDFQTHLS
- a CDS encoding M17 family peptidase N-terminal domain-containing protein, translating into MKKISKLYIIAGLLFTTLIFSQNTTAIGTSKTWGTVDGISMVGLVQGPSSADAQLQVSCVFEYTEGDIFNAQALPAKLNGLVHLDEALKGELTNLRKTGQFQGHSLETILITPPAGSMSAKKLLLIGLGDRNKFTPDLMTSVGEVAAREAMRLGVINFAFASDLKDAGIDSPTALIAGNIVRGIVHANRSENYLKEHKLSTTKKIGKVYLLAGPAFFETAGGGIADAISEAQKK